ATCTAGCCAAGTACGGCATAATGGCGGTGAGGAGGGTCAAGAAGAGCGACATGGAGAAGCTCGCCAAAGCCACCGGAGCCAAAATCGTCACCAACGTCCGCGACCTCACTCCAGAGGATCTCGGTGAGGCCGAGCTCGTTGAGCAGAGGAAGGTTGCTGGCGAGAACATGATCTTTGTCGAGGGCTGCAAGAACCCGAAGGCTGTGACCATACTCATCCGCGGTGGAACGGAGCACGTTGTTGATGAAGTCGAGAGGGCCCTCGAAGACGCAGTCAAGGTCACCAAGGACATCATCGAGGACGGCAAGATCGTCGCTGCTGGTGGTGCTCCAGAGATCGAGCTGGCCATTAAGCTGGACGAGTACGCCAAGGAGGTCGGCGGCAAGGAGCAGCTCGCCATCGAGGCCTTCGCCGAGGCCCTTAAGGTCATCCCGAGGACTCTCGCTGAGAACGCTGGCCTCGACCCGATCGAGACCCTCGTTAAGGTCATCGCCGCCCACAAGGAGAAGGGTCCGACGGTCGGCGTCGACGTCTTCGAGGGCGAGCCGGCCGACATGATGGAGCGCGGTGTCATCGCTCCGCTCAGGGTTACCAAGCAGGCCATTAAGAGCGCCAGCGAGGCCGCGATAATGATACTCCGCATAGACGACGTCATCGCTGCCAGCAAGCTTGAGAAGGAGAAGGAAGGCGGCAAGGGCGGCAGTGAGGAGTTCGGCAGCGAGCTTGACTGAAGGCTTTCCCGTCTTCTCTTCTTTCGAACTTTAACTCAGGTCGGTTTTCTATCCTTTCACGGGAATAGATGGCCTTTTAAAGTTTTGAGTCAATTTTAATGTGGTGGTTTCATGGAGGAGATTGAGGCCGTTTATGAGAATGGCGTCTTTAAGCCCCTCAGAAAGCCACACCTCCGCGATCATGAGAAGGTCGTCATAGTGATCAAGGAGAGGGTTGTAACGGGAAAGTTCCTCCAGAGACTCGAAAAACTCAGTAAAACCCTCCCCAAGTT
The nucleotide sequence above comes from Thermococcus sp.. Encoded proteins:
- a CDS encoding TCP-1/cpn60 chaperonin family protein — encoded protein: LAKYGIMAVRRVKKSDMEKLAKATGAKIVTNVRDLTPEDLGEAELVEQRKVAGENMIFVEGCKNPKAVTILIRGGTEHVVDEVERALEDAVKVTKDIIEDGKIVAAGGAPEIELAIKLDEYAKEVGGKEQLAIEAFAEALKVIPRTLAENAGLDPIETLVKVIAAHKEKGPTVGVDVFEGEPADMMERGVIAPLRVTKQAIKSASEAAIMILRIDDVIAASKLEKEKEGGKGGSEEFGSELD
- a CDS encoding antitoxin family protein, whose translation is MEEIEAVYENGVFKPLRKPHLRDHEKVVIVIKERVVTGKFLQRLEKLSKTLPKFENPSRLIEEGRR